The following coding sequences lie in one Pseudomonas monsensis genomic window:
- a CDS encoding terminase small subunit has translation MTAVTYLSKSACAAHIGRSPSYISWLKENGRLVLSPNGKQVDVLVTEALIRETADPSKAAVAARHQQDRLQRDVYRHVAAKSESTNMAAPPSADPAQGQTPDFQKARVHREHYLVRMAEMEFRKAQGELVEISFVQKAAFETARSLNHSLMSLSPQLAPQLAALSDPWEVERQLTAALRQRLNEASQVSCDDFGVLLSEC, from the coding sequence ATGACCGCAGTCACGTACCTGTCCAAGAGCGCCTGCGCCGCGCACATCGGCCGGTCACCGAGTTATATCTCCTGGCTCAAGGAGAACGGTCGACTGGTGCTGTCGCCCAATGGCAAGCAAGTCGACGTGCTGGTCACCGAAGCATTGATCCGCGAAACCGCCGACCCGAGCAAGGCTGCCGTCGCTGCTCGCCACCAACAGGATCGGCTTCAGCGTGATGTATACAGGCACGTCGCAGCCAAATCCGAGTCGACTAACATGGCTGCGCCGCCATCCGCTGATCCTGCGCAAGGACAGACTCCTGACTTTCAGAAAGCAAGAGTGCATCGCGAGCATTACCTGGTGCGGATGGCGGAGATGGAGTTCCGTAAGGCACAAGGCGAACTGGTGGAAATCAGCTTTGTGCAGAAAGCCGCTTTTGAAACAGCACGTTCGCTCAATCACTCGTTGATGAGCCTCTCGCCGCAGTTGGCGCCACAACTAGCCGCGCTATCGGACCCGTGGGAAGTGGAACGACAGCTGACTGCTGCGCTACGTCAACGGCTCAACGAGGCGTCTCAAGTGTCCTGCGACGATTTTGGCGTCCTATTGAGCGAGTGCTGA
- a CDS encoding Hcp family type VI secretion system effector yields MATPAYMSVTGEKQGLITAGAFTADSVGNTYQEGHEDQVMVQAFSHDVIIPRDPQSGQPTGQRVHKPVVITKVYDKASPLLQAALTSGERMSEIVIQWYRTSAQGTQEHYYTTKLEDAIIVAINNKMHNCQDPGNAHFTHLEEVQFTYRKITWTHEVSGTSGSDDWRAPVV; encoded by the coding sequence ATGGCAACACCAGCGTACATGTCGGTTACCGGCGAAAAACAAGGCCTGATCACTGCCGGCGCATTCACCGCCGACTCCGTTGGCAACACCTACCAGGAAGGTCATGAAGACCAGGTCATGGTTCAGGCTTTCAGCCACGACGTGATCATCCCGCGTGACCCACAGTCCGGCCAACCAACCGGTCAGCGCGTGCACAAGCCAGTGGTTATCACCAAGGTCTACGACAAGGCTTCGCCTCTGCTGCAAGCGGCGCTGACTTCCGGCGAGCGCATGAGCGAAATCGTTATCCAGTGGTACCGCACTTCGGCTCAAGGTACTCAAGAGCACTACTACACCACCAAACTGGAAGACGCGATCATCGTCGCCATCAACAACAAAATGCACAACTGTCAGGATCCAGGCAACGCGCACTTCACCCACCTGGAAGAAGTGCAGTTCACCTACCGCAAAATCACCTGGACCCACGAAGTATCCGGTACTTCGGGTTCCGATGACTGGCGTGCTCCAGTCGTTTAA